One Perca flavescens isolate YP-PL-M2 chromosome 9, PFLA_1.0, whole genome shotgun sequence genomic window carries:
- the s100p gene encoding calcium-activated potassium channel subunit beta-2: MFLWAGSKATDGRSDRSSFYQKFREYDVLDKRKTMTALRAGEDRAILLGLSMVVFSVMMYFVLGITILRSYSDSVWTDEASCTIVNSTIVGDVNCSYSCGSECRKSSRYPCLQVYVSLNSSGKVLRLLHNEETQDSNPECFYFPKCRKDYAATHGIVQNISERLRSQHTVQCFVDPTDRIDSAILTQIYGRVAVFHSLFWPTCTLIVGTIIIAMVKLTQYLSIMCERQSRIKK; the protein is encoded by the exons ATGTTTCTGTGGGCAGGAAGTAAAGCAACAGATGGAAGAAGTGACCGCAG TTCCTTCTACCAGAAGTTCCGTGAATACGATGTCCTGGACAAGAGGAAGACAATGACAGCTCTTAGGGCAGGAGAGGACAGAGCCATACTGCTGGGCCTCAGCATGGTCGTCTTCTCTGTCATGATGTACTTTGTCCTGGGAATCACCATACTGCGCTCTTACTCTGACAG CGTGTGGACTGATGAGGCTAGCTGCACTATCGTGAACTCCACCATCGTGGGTGATGTCAACTGTTCATACAGCTGTGGATCAGAGTGCAGGAAGAGTTCCCGTTACCCGTGTCTCCAGGTCTACGTGAGCCTCAACTCCTCAGGAAAGGTGCTACGATTGTTGCACAACGAGGAGACGCAGGACAGCAACCCTGAG tGCTTCTACTTCCCAAAGTGCCGTAAGGATTATGCAGCTACGCATGGGATCGTTCAGAACATTTCGGAGCGTCTCAGGTCTCAGCACACAGTTCAGTGTTTCGTGGACCCTACAGACAGAATTGACAGTGCCATCCTGACACAGATCTACGGTCGGGTCGCCGTCTTCCACTCCCTATTCTGGCCAACCTGCACCTTGATTGTAGGAACCATTATCATTGCCATGGTGAAGCTGACCCAGTACCTGTCCATCATGTGCGAGCGACAAAGCCGCATTAAGAAGTGA